The Gloeomargarita sp. SKYB120 DNA segment ACCAAGACCGGTTGATGCGCCCATCCGCTAACAGCACAGCGGCCCCATACCGTTGTACTAGGGCTTGCCAGACTGGTGTCCCTGGCTCCAACGCCCGGTGGGCATAGCTGTCAGCATCGTAGACGGAAATGCGGTATCGGGTTTGCAAGTACTGAGTGACGGTGGATTTGCCGCTGGCGATCCCGCCGGTCAGGCCAATGACCACCCCATCAGGGTTGCACCCCCACCGGTGTTTTCAGGGCATCGGGAAGCAGGTTGGGAAATAGGGGGAGAATTTCCCGCACAAAGGTTTCAGCGGCGCGGGACTGGTAGCGATTGGGGTTGGAGACCAGCCAAAGGATCCGCCGCAGGGTGATGTTTTCAATCCGCACTCGCTGCAGGACACCCAATTCCAGTTCCTTGGTAATGGCCGAGCTAGAGACGAAGGCTGACCCCAGGCCCGACTGCACAGCATTTTTGATGGCTTCGATGGAGTTGAGTTCCATCTCGATGCGGAAGCGGCTGGTGTCAATGTCGTACTGGCTAAGAATTTTGTCAATGACTTTGCGGATGGTGGATTGGGCCTCCAGGGCGATAAAGCGCAGTTGGTAGAGTTCGTCGCGGGTGATGACGTCGCCCCGCCCGCCTAGGTGTTTGGGGGGCGAGATGAGGACCAGTTCGTCCTCGGCAAAGGCCCGCACGTCCAGCGAATCCTGCAACTCCGGCGGCACTTCTCCCCCGATAATGGCCAGATCCAATTGGCCATTGGCGACACTCCAGCAGGTTCGCCGCGTGGAATGCACCTGCAACTTCACCGACACCTGGGGATAGCGCTGGCGAAACAGGCCAATCAAACGCGGCATCAGGTAGGTGCCGGTGGTTTGGGATGCCCCAACAGTCAAGGTACCCCCCTGCAGGTTCTGCAAGTCATCGAGCGCTCGGCAGGTCTCTTCGCACAGGGCCAGGATTTTGTCGCCGTAGTGCAGGAGTAGATGTCCCGCCTCCGTCAGTTGCGCCCGCCGTCCCCCCCGGTCAAATAGGGGCACGTTCAACTGGCGCTCCAGGTTCTGCACCTGCAAGCTCACCGCCGGTTGCGAGACATAAAGGCTGTCGGCAGCCCGCTTGAAACTTCCCTCGACGGCAATCGCCTTCAAGATGCGCAACTGATCTAGGGTAAAGGGTAGTTCGTTCATAGCAGGGGCCAAGCCAAACGAGCAGTTTAGTTATTAACTATTTTTATACGTACCCGTCCCGTTCGTTCCAGTCACAGGCGGCCAAACCGGCGTTGGCGTTGTTGATAGGCCCGCAGCGCCTGGTGGAAACAGGCCCGGTCAAAGTCAGGCCAGAGGGTGTCGGTGACGTAGAGTTCGGCGTAGGCAACCTGCCACAGGAGAAAGTTGCTCAGCCGCATCTCTCCGCTGGTGCGGATCAGTAAATCGGGGTCGCGGCTAGTGGCGGTGTAGAGATGCTGGGCAAAGCGGGTTTCGTCAATGTCCTCAGGCGCCAGTTCCCCCCGCTGCACCTGACGCGCTAGGGTTTGACAGGCCTGCACAATTTCCTGCCGTCCCCCGTAGTTGGTGGCAACCGTCAGCCAGACCCGGTCGTGATGGCGGGTGAGTTCCACCGCTTCGGCGATTTGGGCTTGCAACCCTGGCGGAAGGGCCGCCAGATGGCCGACGAATTCCAAGCGCACCTGCTCGCGGACCAGTTCCTGGAGTTCCTGGCGCAACACCTGCTCAAACAGGGTCAGGAGAAATTCCACCTCCAGGCTGGGGCGGCCCCAGTTTTCCGTGGAAAAGGCGTAGCAAGTCAGGTGGGGAATCCCCCAGTCCCGGCAACAGCGCACCAGTTCCTTGAGGGCGGCCACCCCCTGCTGATGCCCCACAAACCGCGGTAAGTGGCGCTTTTGGGCCCAACGACCATTACCGTCCATGATCACCGCCACATGCTGGGGGAGCCGTTGGGGGTCTAAATCAGCAGGCAACGTCAACAGGGACGAATTCCCCTGGTGGTTGGTCATCATGCTGGTCACCGGCAGAGATGGAAACGCCTGTATGAGCATCATAGGCGATTTTTTTTCTGTTCCAGATGGGCACGCAGTTGCGCCGGCGTCAAATCGGCCCACAGTTGTCCCCGCCAGGCCAAAGCGACTTGCCCCGTTTCCTCCGACACCACAACCGCCCAGCAGTTGGGTTGTTGTTCCGTGACTCCCAGCGCCGCCCGATGCCGCGTGCCCAGCCCAGACGCCAGGGGTTCAGTGGAGATGGGCACAATCACGCCGGCGGCCACCACCAGGCCATTGCCCAGCACCACGGCGCCGTCGTGTAGAGGACTCAGGGGGGACAGCAGACTCAGGAGCAACTCCACAGATAGACGGGCCTGGATCGACACGCCCGGTAAGGTGCTAGGGATGGTCGCTTGGGGATTCGATAGCACCAGTAGGGCACCCCAGCGGCGTTGGGTACACTCGGCGACTGTCTGCACCAGGATGTCAATATCGGTGGCTGGGGGATGCCAATCGGTGCGCCGCCACTGCCAGGTCGGCAACACTCCCACCAGCACCGCCATGAGTCCCAATCCCTGGGCCGTCCAGGGCAAGCGCTGCGCCTGGGCTAGGATGGCAAGAGCGGCAAGTACCGCCACCCACAGCCCTTGCCTTGGCAACACCACGGGCAACAGCGCCAAGATACCCGCCACCAGTAACCCATCCCAGCGTTCCATCCTAGCGAGGTGGGCAACCAGCGCTGAACCTAAACCCTGGCACGAACAATGGCAGCACCTCGTCCAGCGCCGCTAGCACCTGGGGTAGGTTTTGGGCGTCCGCCTGGATTTGCCGGTAGATGGTCATGCCGCGCTGGGCATCCAGGGTGATGTCGCCAGGGTAACTCTGGATGAGGTTAAGCAGGGTCAAAGAGTTGTTCTGCACCGCCTGGGTCAGGCCGGTTTTGAGGGCGGCGACCCCATCCCCCCCGTTGGCGGGTTGCACGAAGGTGGCCATCTGGCTGAGGATCACGTTACCCACAAAGCTGTTGAGCATCCGGTCTAGGTTGGCCCGCGTAATCGGCACGGCCTGGGAGAGAAACCGCTGGGCGTCGGACGCCTTTAACCCCATTAGCCCCAGCAGTGTGGCCAGTCGCTCTGACGCTTGCCCAGTGGCAGCCAGCGCCTGGAGTTCTTTGACCTCCACAGGGGTCGTCAGCGGCCCGAATCGAATCAGGATTCTTTCAGCCGCCCACGCCGGCGCGGCCCACAATCCCCAAACCAATCCCATGCCAGCCACTGTCCGCCGCAGGATGACGCCCACCATTACTTTGCTCCCTGAAACCCTGTCCATTAGCACTTTACCAAGACTTTTCCTTGGCAGTGGGGTTCCTCCCTTTGCGAAGTACCTGCATCAGGGGGTAAAGTGGAAGTATTTAGAATTCTTAACAATCCTATGCAACCGACGATCAACTGTGCCGAAGCCTGTGTCAACGGCTGTGTGCTCGGGGAGGCCTGTCCCCACCGGGAATATCTGGCGGCGGCCTTGCGGTACGTGGCGGAAACGTCGCTTGACCGCATGGTAGAGGTGGCCCAGGCCAGCGCCCCCCAACGGATGCTGCGCCAGTTGGAGAAGGGAAATTTGCCGGGCTATCCCCCTCGGTAGAAACCGTTGCCGATCAGTTTGCGTATCGGTG contains these protein-coding regions:
- a CDS encoding LysR family transcriptional regulator codes for the protein MNELPFTLDQLRILKAIAVEGSFKRAADSLYVSQPAVSLQVQNLERQLNVPLFDRGGRRAQLTEAGHLLLHYGDKILALCEETCRALDDLQNLQGGTLTVGASQTTGTYLMPRLIGLFRQRYPQVSVKLQVHSTRRTCWSVANGQLDLAIIGGEVPPELQDSLDVRAFAEDELVLISPPKHLGGRGDVITRDELYQLRFIALEAQSTIRKVIDKILSQYDIDTSRFRIEMELNSIEAIKNAVQSGLGSAFVSSSAITKELELGVLQRVRIENITLRRILWLVSNPNRYQSRAAETFVREILPLFPNLLPDALKTPVGVQP
- a CDS encoding isoprenyl transferase — protein: MMLIQAFPSLPVTSMMTNHQGNSSLLTLPADLDPQRLPQHVAVIMDGNGRWAQKRHLPRFVGHQQGVAALKELVRCCRDWGIPHLTCYAFSTENWGRPSLEVEFLLTLFEQVLRQELQELVREQVRLEFVGHLAALPPGLQAQIAEAVELTRHHDRVWLTVATNYGGRQEIVQACQTLARQVQRGELAPEDIDETRFAQHLYTATSRDPDLLIRTSGEMRLSNFLLWQVAYAELYVTDTLWPDFDRACFHQALRAYQQRQRRFGRL
- a CDS encoding DNA integrity scanning protein DisA nucleotide-binding domain protein; amino-acid sequence: MERWDGLLVAGILALLPVVLPRQGLWVAVLAALAILAQAQRLPWTAQGLGLMAVLVGVLPTWQWRRTDWHPPATDIDILVQTVAECTQRRWGALLVLSNPQATIPSTLPGVSIQARLSVELLLSLLSPLSPLHDGAVVLGNGLVVAAGVIVPISTEPLASGLGTRHRAALGVTEQQPNCWAVVVSEETGQVALAWRGQLWADLTPAQLRAHLEQKKNRL
- a CDS encoding alpha/beta hydrolase; the protein is MDRVSGSKVMVGVILRRTVAGMGLVWGLWAAPAWAAERILIRFGPLTTPVEVKELQALAATGQASERLATLLGLMGLKASDAQRFLSQAVPITRANLDRMLNSFVGNVILSQMATFVQPANGGDGVAALKTGLTQAVQNNSLTLLNLIQSYPGDITLDAQRGMTIYRQIQADAQNLPQVLAALDEVLPLFVPGFRFSAGCPPR